One Amblyomma americanum mitochondrion, complete genome DNA segment encodes these proteins:
- the ATP8 gene encoding ATP synthase F0 subunit 8: MPQLFPLSWMMITPIMLTIFLIILMTIYFLKMEMKMMMPKKETIKVYINFKW, encoded by the coding sequence ATGCCTCAATTATTTCCTTTAAGATGAATGATAATTACACCTATTATACTAACCATTTTCTTAATTATTTTAATAACAATTTATTTTCTAAAAATGGAAATAAAAATAATAATACCTAAAAAAGAAACAATTAAAGTTTACATTAATTTTAAATGATAA